Proteins from a single region of Manis javanica isolate MJ-LG chromosome 5, MJ_LKY, whole genome shotgun sequence:
- the SRSF6 gene encoding serine/arginine-rich splicing factor 6: MPRVYIGRLSYNVREKDIQRFFSGYGRLLEIDLKNGYGFVEFEDSRDADDAVYELNGKELCGERVIVEHARGPRRDRDGYSYGSRSGGGGYSSRRTSGRDKYGPPVRTEFRLIVENLSSRCSWQDLKDFMRQAGEVTYADAHKERTNEGVIEFRSYSDMKRALDKLDGTEINGRNIRLIEDKPRTSHRRSYSGSRSRSRSRRRSRSRSRRSSRSRSRSVSKSRSRSRSRSKGRSRSRSKGRKSRSKSKSKPKSDRGSRSRSRSRSKDAYEKSRSRSRSRSRSPKENGKGDIKSKSRSRSQSHSKSPVPAPPSKARSVSPPPKRASRSRSRSRSKSRSRSRSSSRD; this comes from the exons ATGCCGCGCGTCTACATAGGACGCCTTAGCTACAACGTCCGGGAGAAGGACATCCAGCGCTTTTTCAGTGGCTATGGTCGCCTCCTCGAAATAGACCTCAAAAATGG GTACGGCTTCGTGGAGTTCGAGGACTCCCGCGACGCCGACGACGCCGTTTACGAGTTGAACGGCAAGGAGCTTTGCGGCGAGCGCGTGATCGTGGAGCACGCCCGCGGTCCGCGCCGCGATCGTGACGGCTACAGCTACGGAAGCCGCA GTGGTGGAGGTGGATACAGCAGTCGGAGAACCTCTGGCAGAGACAAATATGGACCACCTGTTCGTACAGAGTTCAGGCTTATTGTAGAAAATCTTTCTAGTCGTTGTAGTTGGCAAGATTTAAAG GATTTCATGAGACAAGCAGGTGAAGTAACCTATGCGGATGCTCACAAAGAGCGCACAAACGAAGGTGTGATTGAATTTCGCTCCTACTCTGACATGAAGCGTGCTTTGGATAAACTGGATGGTACAGAAATCAATGGCAGAAATATTAGGCTCATTGAAGATAAACCACGAACAAGCCATAGGCGGTCTTACTCTGGAAGCAGATCAAG GTCGCGATCTAGAAGAAGGTCCCGAAGTAGGAGTCGCAGGAGCAGCCGCAGTAGATCTCGAAGTGTCTCTAAAAGTCGCTCCCG ATCCAGGTCTCGGAGCAAAGGTCGATCACGTTCTCGATCAAAAGGCAGGAAATCTAGATCAAAAAGCAAATCCAAGCCCAAGTCTGATCGGGGCTCCCGCTCGCGCTCTCGAAGCAGATCTAAGGATGCATATGAGAAATCTCGAAGCAGGTCTCGTTCTCGATCTCGTTCCCccaaagaaaatgggaaaggtgATATAAAGTCAAAATCTAGATCAAGGAGCCAGTCTCATTCCAAGTCACCTGTACCTGCTCCACCCTCAAAGGCTCGTTCTGTATCCCCTCCACCAAAAAGAGCTTCAAGATCCCGTTCTAGATCTCGTTCAAAGTCAAGGTCACGGTCCAGATCAAGTTCCAGGGATTAA